GGCATCCCTAGGCCTCGTGAGGTCAGAACTTGGGCCGCGAAAAGGACGAATATATTCGATCTGCATCTATTATATATAGGGGGCCCGGGGGCGTAGAGGCAGGGCTTGCCCTGCCCGATAAATCAGGGCACCGTAGGGGCGACGCATGCGTCGCCCGTACGAAAACCACACGGGTGGAATGCCTGGGGCGCGGACAGAACGCGCAATGGCGAAAGACGGCCCGGTGGGGGAAATAGGTAATACAGAGTTGAATAGGTAATGAATTAGGTGCAAATGTGTTCGCCCGAATTGACGCATTCGGATACACGATAATTCCATGGCCTTAAGTTCCACAATTTATAAAGCCGCGCTTCAAATCGCCGACATGGACCGGCCCTACTACCACGACCATGCGCTCACACTCGCGCGCCATCCCTCCGAAACGGACGAGCGGCTGATGGTGCGGATCGTGGCCTTCGCGCGGCATGCGGACGAGCGGCTGTCCTTCGCACAGGGCCGGCTCGGGGCGGGGCCGAATTCAGAAGACGAGCCCGATCTGTGGCGGAAGGACCTGACCGGCGCCGTCGAGCTGTGGGTCGAGGCGGGCCTCCCGGATGAACGCGCGATCCGCCAGGCCTGCCGCCGCGCCGGGCGGGTCGTCGTGTATGCCTATGGCGGACGCAAGGCCGATTTGTGGTGGGAGGAAAACCGCGCCGGATTGGAACGGGCGAAGAATTTAACCGTTATCAATCTTTCCCCCGAAACCACCCGCGCCCTCGCCGCGCTTGCAAAGCGGGGCTTGGAATTGAATTGCATAATACAGGAGGGTCAAATGTGGATGGGGGAGGGGGAGGAGAGGGTGGAGGTCAAATTTACGGTGATGATGGAAGGTAAAACGTGACCCTCAGGTTTCTGCAAAAACAACCGGCGGTTTTTGCATCGTGGCGAGCGAATGTATATAGTGACTGAGCGGGTCCCGTGAAAGAGATTGAGATTATCCCGCTGGCCAAAAAGAAAATGGGGCGCCGATCC
This genomic window from Nitrospiria bacterium contains:
- a CDS encoding YaeQ family protein gives rise to the protein MALSSTIYKAALQIADMDRPYYHDHALTLARHPSETDERLMVRIVAFARHADERLSFAQGRLGAGPNSEDEPDLWRKDLTGAVELWVEAGLPDERAIRQACRRAGRVVVYAYGGRKADLWWEENRAGLERAKNLTVINLSPETTRALAALAKRGLELNCIIQEGQMWMGEGEERVEVKFTVMMEGKT